One genomic region from Bactrocera tryoni isolate S06 chromosome 3, CSIRO_BtryS06_freeze2, whole genome shotgun sequence encodes:
- the LOC120771192 gene encoding glomulin: MEYLFEHQQLTSDKPAVQMGATNLVELVKQLIKEKQYDGVALLFTSETESERNVDCLKTVGIDLFHDVCIPNLTTQVHEEQLPLYNCAEELLYLIATYGPMEELLLELLELIEEQKSEYVFSSSLRALQEVLLRMGERKPQALEWSLNSIHTRIEGLPLPKYLQEGYDKKQGRLLEQNAEIEKLLMHYITLNLFYEPLLNDVLSKQRPVEQPFFETGINRRNVLCCFLIQMLGKPLALLDLTADQRRTNTYTIQCARKLTESGTRCLVDPLRLLSVGEQRVRWKRCLNGEKGVHEMSSNDIFLIEEKLPLESLAIYFYMVFVEEVSLNCVPKIYSPLYIFESSLYYVNELLAHEEPPLYERALLLAKRLCGKLSTTKIPAICLQLDVHKNFCNSLCNVVGYSSQNFLRQIGVKLLRQYILQFDDEGKYLVLKNLLRTVAHHGISGYLAILYKDLVANALVSAEELPSSFSGKDFHTIFLQYICRLPQGAKTDLIENADKVISSLNALRFFAIKDLQNRTGLWDIMPEIEKQFLVPLRKGLDISVAHYKAELKRVECGLDGEVEADRKNLEILDINIANATTESGKLDTELTRQRKTEILNQNLCTFDLIRSLLGRTVECVESANRISKSAVV, encoded by the coding sequence ATGGAGTATTTGTTCGAGCACCAACAGTTGACAAGTGACAAGCCGGCTGTCCAGATGGGTGCCACAAATTTGGTTGAACTCGTAAAGCAACTTATTAAAGAGAAACAATATGATGGCGTTGCTTTATTATTTACCAGCGAGACGGAATCTGAGCGTAATGTGGACTGCCTTAAAACTGTTGGTATTGATCTGTTCCATGATGTTTGCATACCCAATCTCACAACGCAAGTTCACGAAGAACAACTTCCGTTATACAATTGTGCAGaggaattattatatttaattgcaaCCTACGGGCCGATGGAGGAACTATTGCTAGAGCTGTTAGAACTTATTGAAGAACAGAAATCAGAATATGTATTCTCTTCATCATTGCGTGCCTTACAAGAGGTGTTACTGCGAATGGGTGAAAGAAAACCGCAAGCACTTGAATGGAGTTTAAATTCTATACACACGCGTATCGAAGGATTACCACTGCCGAAATATCTGCAGGAAGGCTATGACAAAAAACAAGGGCGACTACTTGAGCAAAATgcggaaattgaaaaattattgatgCATTATATCACATTAAATCTGTTCTACGAACCACTATTAAATGATGTGCTCTCAAAGCAACGTCCAGTTGAGCAACCATTCTTCGAAACGGGTATTAATAGGCGTAATGTACTTTGTTGTTTCCTAATACAAATGCTTGGAAAGCCATTAGCGTTATTAGACTTAACAGCAGATCAACGCAggacaaatacatatacaatacaATGCGCTCGCAAACTAACAGAAAGTGGCACTCGTTGCTTAGTCGATCCACTACGTCTACTTTCCGTGGGTGAGCAGCGTGTGCGTTGGAAACGTTGCTTGAATGGCGAGAAAGGTGTACATGAAATGAGCTCAAACGATATATTTCTAATAGAAGAAAAATTGCCTTTAGAGTCTTTAGCAATTTACTTTTATATGGTGTTTGTTGAGGAAGTTAGTTTGAACTGTGTGCCAAAAATTTATTCACCACTTTACATATTTGAATCAAGTTTGTATTATGTAAACGAATTATTGGCTCATGAAGAACCACCATTGTATGAACGCGCACTTCTGCTGGCAAAGCGACTGTGTGGCAAACTTTCCACTACAAAGATACCTGCTATTTGCTTGCAACTCGACGTGCataagaatttttgtaattctCTTTGCAACGTTGTTGGATATTCGTCGCAAAATTTTCTAAGACAGATCGGCGTTAAACTTTTGCGTCAGTATATATTACAGTTTGATGATGAGggtaaatatttggttttaaaaaatctGCTGCGAACTGTAGCGCACCATGGCATCTCTGGCTATTTGGCTATATTGTATAAAGATCTGGTAGCAAATGCTCTAGTTTCAGCAGAAGAGTTACCTTCATCCTTTTCTGGCAAGGATTTCCACACAATCTTCTTACAATACATATGCCGTTTACCTCAAGGCGCAAAAACGGACCTTATTGAGAATGCCGACAAGGTGATTTCCTCGCTGAACGCTTTACGATTCTTCGCCATTAAAGATCTACAAAATCGCACGGGACTCTGGGACATAATGCCGGAAATAGAGAAACAATTCCTTGTGCCACTACGTAAAGGATTGGATATATCTGTGGCACATTATAAGGCCGAATTGAAACGTGTGGAATGTGGATTAGATGGCGAAGTAGAGGCAGAtcgtaaaaatttagaaatcctcGATATAAATATAGCCAATGCCACAACTGAAAGCGGAAAATTGGATACGGAGTTGACTCGTCAACGTAAAACTGAAATACTCAATCAAAATTTGTGTACATTCGATCTGATACGAAGCCTCCTAGGACGCACAGTTGAGTGCGTTGAGAGCGCGAACAGAATTTCGAAGAGCGCTGTCGTCTAa
- the LOC120772858 gene encoding aquaporin-2 gives MASKFITIMRYLGEFSGTALLVALHCLGCADGSDMLKVQYGLVVMIIVHCFGFVSGGHANPCITLACYMMRYISFKMALIYMLAQFLGALTGFFLLTAMLPSDAISKDLCLVKSNGGLSWDQAFVIELVLTTTLIFGWCALWDARNSSYLDSVSLRIGLLVAACSLAGGQWTGATMNPAIVLVPAAYHGKHDDTPIFMASQFSAGIFAPVLWKLLFSPRSFFNSKPC, from the exons ATGGCCAGCAAATTCATAACAATAATGCGCTATCTGGGCGAATTCTCCGGCACAGCGTTGTTGGTGGCGCTCCACTGTCTCGGCTGTGCAGACggcagcgatatgttgaaagtTCAATATGGGCTCGTCGTCATGATCATAGTGCACTGTTTCGGCTTCGTGTCGGGCGGGCATGCGAATCCTTGCATCACACTCGCCTGCTATATGATGCGttacatttcttttaaaatggCGCTCATTTACATGTTGGCGCAGTTTTTGGGTGCGCTCACTGGTTTCTTTCTACTAACCGCCATGCTGCCGTCCGACGCCATCTCAAAGGATTTGTGTCTGGTGAAGTCGAATGGTGGTCTATCGTGGGATCAAGCGTTCGTCATTGAGCTGGTGTTGACCACAACCTTAATCTTCGGTTGGTGTGCATTGTGGGATGCCAGAAACTCCTCGTATTTGGACTCCGTGTCGTTGCGCATTGGGTTACTGGTTGCCGCCTGCTCACTAGCTGGT GGGCAATGGACCGGTGCTACCATGAATCCAGCCATTGTGCTCGTACCGGCAGCCTACCACGGCAAACACGATGATACGCCCATCTTTATGGCCAGTCAATTCTCAGCTGGCATTTTCGCACCCGTGCTATGGAAACTTTTGTTTTCGCCCCGCAGCTTTTTTAATAGTAAGCCCTGTTAG
- the LOC120771193 gene encoding ubiquinone biosynthesis protein COQ9, mitochondrial, which produces MVHLSVLYKTTRLQRMLMPLSAHSSIVACSADASTLLTQRHRAHSQLNQSKSHVPLVLAAPTNFSTSLLHTNATRFKSTTSTSNIDSMESIDKFREREEQREREYEEKRSTEEAQTEDEAKTAKINAIRAQILEAALPHVPTLGWTRDAIAKGAEEAGFPSVVHGMFPDGGYALVAYFYGKCNDEVVRRLQEETQNGKLAVGDPLDFLVRAVRTRLEMVLPYKAQWSQALALIALPKNAANSLAQVLTLVDDICYYAGDRSVDFGWYTRRIGLATIMKMTELFMLQDSSADHANTWEFLRNRMDEAVQIQSILSETEGMTHSFTRSFNSAFITARNILGVDYRRR; this is translated from the exons atggtGCATTTAAGTGTATTATATAAAACAACACGATTGCAAAGGATGCTTATGCCCTTAA GTGCTCACAGCTCCATTGTTGCCTGCAGCGCTGATGCCTCCACATTGCTAACGCAACGACATCGTGCACATTCGCAGTTAAACCAAAGTAAGAGTCATGTTCCACTCGTACTCGCCGCTCCCACAAATTTTTCCACTTCACTCCTTCACACAAATGCCACACGCTTCAAGTCCACCACATCCACAAGCAACATTGACAGCATGGAATCCATAGACAAGTTCCGCGAACGTGAAGAGCAGAGAGAGcgtgaatatgaagagaaaagGTCAACCGAAGAGGCGCAGACAGAGGATGAGGCtaaaactgcaaaaataaaCGCCATACGCGCACAAATCCTAGAAGCTGCCCTGCCACATGTACCCACGTTGGGTTGGACACGTGATGCCATTGCAAAGGGCGCCGAGGAAGCTGGCTTCCCCAGCGTGGTGCATGGCATGTTCCCAGATGGCGGCTATGCGCTTGTTGCCTACTTTTATGGCAAATGCAATGATGAAGTTGTGCGCCGCTTACAGGAAGAGACACAAAACGGCAAGTTGGCCGTTGGTGATCCATTGGACTTTTTGGTGCGTGCCGTGCGCACTCGGCTGGAGATGGTTCTCCCATACAAGGCACAATGGTCACAGGCATTAGCGCTGATAGCGTTGCCAAAGAATGCCGCCAACTCGTTAGCTCAGGTTTTGACGCTGGTCGATGATATTTGCTATTATGCCGGCGATCGGTCCGTAGAT TTTGGCTGGTATACACGTCGCATTGGCTTAGCTACAATAATGAAGATGACAGAACTGTTTATGCTGCAGGACAGCTCAGCAGATCACGCAAACACTTGGGAGTTCCTAAGAAATCGAATGGACGAGGCGGTACAAATACAATCAATACTCTCCGAAACTGAGGGAATGACACATAGTTTTACACGTTCGTTTAATTCAGCTTTTATAACG gCACGCAATATACTGGGCGTCGATTACAGGCGTAGGTAA